CTGATCGTCGCCGACGCTGTCGCGCTCGCCCGAGACTTCGTCAACACTCCCCCGAGTCACCTGTTCCCGGCGGAGTTCGCCGAGCGCACCCGTGTACTCGCCAGCCAGGCCGGTCTCCGCGTCGAGATCCTCGACGACGTCGAGCTCGCCAAGGCCGGTTACGGCGGAATCGTCGGTGTCGGCAAGGGCAGCTCCCGCCCGCCGCGTCTGGTTCGACTCGTCCACGAGGCCAAGGGCGCGGAACGCACAGTCGCGCTTGTCGGCAAGGGCATCACATTCGACACCGGCGGCATCTCGATCAAGCCCGCCGCGGGCATGGACCACATGACCTCCGACATGGGCGGCGCCGCAGCGGTTGTCGCGACGGCGATCGCCGCCGCCAAGCTCGATGTGAACGTCACCGTCATCGCCACCGTGCCGATGGCCGAGAACATGCCGTCGGGTACCGCCCAGCGACCGGGCGACGTCCTGACGCAGTACGGCGGAACGACAGTCGAGGTCCTCAACACTGACGCCGAGGGACGGCTGATCCTCGCCGACGCGATCGTCCGCGCCTGCGAGGACGATCCGGACTACCTGATCGACACCGCTACGCTGACCGGCGCGCAGATGGTGGCACTCGGCAACCGGACGCCCGGCGTGCTCGGCACCGATGATTTCCGTGATCGCGTCGCGTCGGTCTCGCAGAGTGTCGGCGAGAACGGCTGGCCCATGCCGATGCCGTCAGAGCTGCGCGGTGACCTCGATTCGCGAGTCGCCGACCTCGCCAACGTCACCAACCATCGTTGGGGCGGGATGCTGTCCGCGGCGATCTTCCTCAAGGAGTTCGTAGGCGAAGGAATCGGCTGGGCGCACGTGGACGTCGCGGGTCCTGCGTTCAACACCTCCGGACCGTGGGGTTACACGACCAAGGGCGGCACGGGTGTGCCCGTTCGCACGCTGATCGCGGTTCTCGAAGACGTCGTCGAGAACGGCTGAGGCGACGGCGAATCCGCTACCGGCGGGTAACTGATGGACTCCCCTGAGCGGTTCACGGGTTGCGGGTACTGTGAATTCGGGAGTCGGTCGATCCACCGCCTGCACCACGCGTGAGCGCACCACTGCACACGCGATAAGCACCCGCGAATCGGCTTGACCGAACGGCACAAGTTCACGAGTTAGGGAGTCACACGCAATGGCCTTCTCTGTTGAGATGCCCGCCCTGGGTGAGAGCGTCACCGAGGGAACCGTCACCCAATGGCTGAAGCAGGAAGGCGACACCGTCGAAATCGACGAGCCCCTGCTCGAGGTCTCGACCGACAAGGTCGACACCGAGATCCCGTCCCCGGTGGCGGGCGTCCTGACCAAGATCGTCGCCCACGAGGACGACGTGGTCGAGGTCGGAGGCCAGTTGGCTCTCATCGGAGAGGCCGGCGAGGCCGCTCCCGAAGCAGAGGAGCCCGCGGCAGCGGCCGCTCCCGAGCCGGAGGCCGAGCCCGAGGCTGAACCCGCTCCGGCCGAGGCCGCTCCGGCGGCCGAGACCTCGGCTGCCGCACCCGCGAGCGGCTCCGCGTCCGGCACCGATGTCGTGATGCCCGAACTCGGCGAGTCGGTCACCGAAGGCACCGTCACCAACTGGCTCAAGGCCGTCGGCGACACCGTCGACGTGGACGAGCCGCTGCTGGAGGTCTCGACCGACAAGGTCGACACCGAGATCCCGTCGCCCGTCGCAGGTGTGCTCCTGGAGATCATCGCCGACACCGACGACGTCGTCGACGTCGGTGGTCGTCTCGCCGTGATCGGCGACGCGAACGCCGCACCGGCGTCTGAGCCGGCCCCGAAGGCGGCCCCCGAGCCCGAGGCCGAGCCGGAGCCCGCACCCGAGCCGAAGCCCGCACCCGCTCCCGCACCGAAGACCGAGGCGAAGCCCGAACCGGCGCCCGCCCCGGCCGAGCCGGAGCAGGCCGCCCCGGCCGCGTCGTCGGAGACCCTGGAGTCGACCCCGTACGTCACTCCCCTCGTGCGCAAGCTCGCCGCCGAGAACGACATCGACCTCTCGACGCTGACCGGCACCGGTGTCGGCGGACGCATCCGGAAGCAGGACGTGCTCGCCGCTGCCGAGGCGAAGAAGGCTCCGGCGCCCGCACCGGCCGCAGCTGCACCCGCCGCCGCTCCCGCTGCGGCTGCTCCGGCCGTCGCGACTGCCAGCCCCGAGCTCGCGGCGCTCCGCGGAACGACGCAGAAGATCAACCGCATCCGTCAGATCACCGCGGCGAAGACCCGTGAGTCGCTGCAGACGAGCGCACAGCTCACGCAGGTCCACGAAGTCGACATGACCAAGGTCGCGACGCTGCGGAAGGCCGCCAAGGCGGGCTTCGCCGCCGCCGAGGGCGTCAACCTGACGTTCCTGCCGTTCTTCGCCAAGGCCGTCGTCGAGGCCCTCAAGGCGCACCCGAACGTCAACGCGTCGATCAACGAAGAGGCGAAGGAGATCACGTACCACGCGGCCGTGAACCTCGGCATCGCCGTGGACACACCGCAGGGACTGCTCTCGCCTGTGATCCACAACGCCGACGACTTGTCGCTGGCGGGCCTCGCCCGTGCGATCGCCGACATCGCCGACCGCGCACGCAACGGCGGTCTCAAGCCCGATGAGCTCGCAGGCGGCACTTTCACCATCACGAACATCGGCAGCCAGGGCGCACTGTTCGACACGCCGATCCTGGTTCCGCCGCAGGCCGCCATGCTCGGCACGGGTGCGATCGTCAAGCGGCCGGTGGTCCTGACCGCGGCCGACGGCACCGAGTCGATCGCCTCGCGGTCGATGGCGTTCCTGCCGCTGACTTACGATCATCGCCTGATCGACGGCGCTGACGCCGGTCGTTTCGTCACGACTGTCCGCAAGCGTCTGGAAGCCGGAGAGTTCGCCGGCGACCTGGGACTGTGACACGCGTCCAATCCGCATGACCGCCGTTCGCGGCGACCATCCCGGTCGCCGCGGACGGCGTTCGTCTTTCCCGTCCGGAATGATTCCGGTGCGCGCCGCGTTGCAGATTCATGTGCCACGCCGCGACGCCTTTCCCGTCTGTCTGATGTGTTCTTTGGAGTGCCGCTGTGCGTAACGGATCCGCCCGATTGAGCAGTGAACCGATCGAGGTGCGACGCCTCGGCGTGATCGACTATCCGGACGCTTATCGGATACAGCACGAGCTGGCCGATCAACGTGCGTCCGGCGAACTCGACCACGACGTGCTGCTTCTCCTCGAGCATCCATCGGTGTACACCGCGGGCAAGCGGACGCAGGACGCCGACCGCCCCACCAACGGGGCGCTCGTCATCGACGTCGACCGCGGCGGCCGCATCACATGGCACGGCCCCGGCCAGCTCGTCGGCTACCCGATCGTGCTTCTCGCCGAACCGGTCGACGTCGTCGACTACGTCCGCCGCATCGAAGAAGCGCTCATCCGAGTCTGCAACGGGCGGGGTCTGTCCACCGGCCGCGTCGACGGACGGTCCGGCGTCTGGATCGACGACGAGAAGGGCGACCGGAAACTCGGCCAGATCGGCATCCGCGTCGCCAAGGGCGTGACGCTGCACGGCTTCGCCCTCAACGTCGACCCCGACATGACGGTGTTCGACGCGATCGTGCCGTGCGGGATCCCCGACGCGG
This genomic window from Gordonia sp. PDNC005 contains:
- the sucB gene encoding 2-oxoglutarate dehydrogenase, E2 component, dihydrolipoamide succinyltransferase, encoding MAFSVEMPALGESVTEGTVTQWLKQEGDTVEIDEPLLEVSTDKVDTEIPSPVAGVLTKIVAHEDDVVEVGGQLALIGEAGEAAPEAEEPAAAAAPEPEAEPEAEPAPAEAAPAAETSAAAPASGSASGTDVVMPELGESVTEGTVTNWLKAVGDTVDVDEPLLEVSTDKVDTEIPSPVAGVLLEIIADTDDVVDVGGRLAVIGDANAAPASEPAPKAAPEPEAEPEPAPEPKPAPAPAPKTEAKPEPAPAPAEPEQAAPAASSETLESTPYVTPLVRKLAAENDIDLSTLTGTGVGGRIRKQDVLAAAEAKKAPAPAPAAAAPAAAPAAAAPAVATASPELAALRGTTQKINRIRQITAAKTRESLQTSAQLTQVHEVDMTKVATLRKAAKAGFAAAEGVNLTFLPFFAKAVVEALKAHPNVNASINEEAKEITYHAAVNLGIAVDTPQGLLSPVIHNADDLSLAGLARAIADIADRARNGGLKPDELAGGTFTITNIGSQGALFDTPILVPPQAAMLGTGAIVKRPVVLTAADGTESIASRSMAFLPLTYDHRLIDGADAGRFVTTVRKRLEAGEFAGDLGL
- a CDS encoding leucyl aminopeptidase, giving the protein MSSNDFSDRVRGPRIELTTALAKDDDVLVIGLIAAEDADTEAPSLLIGEDLLDDATADAVSASVAALGGTGRSGEILSFPAPASLPVRLIQTVGLGQDTGEHDADTIRQAAGESVRKLDGVGRVVSTLAQAGVGPAAEGYFLGAYRFEEFRSEKSASKKQAPSEVRLLATKSKENRAELDHALIVADAVALARDFVNTPPSHLFPAEFAERTRVLASQAGLRVEILDDVELAKAGYGGIVGVGKGSSRPPRLVRLVHEAKGAERTVALVGKGITFDTGGISIKPAAGMDHMTSDMGGAAAVVATAIAAAKLDVNVTVIATVPMAENMPSGTAQRPGDVLTQYGGTTVEVLNTDAEGRLILADAIVRACEDDPDYLIDTATLTGAQMVALGNRTPGVLGTDDFRDRVASVSQSVGENGWPMPMPSELRGDLDSRVADLANVTNHRWGGMLSAAIFLKEFVGEGIGWAHVDVAGPAFNTSGPWGYTTKGGTGVPVRTLIAVLEDVVENG
- the lipB gene encoding lipoyl(octanoyl) transferase LipB yields the protein MRNGSARLSSEPIEVRRLGVIDYPDAYRIQHELADQRASGELDHDVLLLLEHPSVYTAGKRTQDADRPTNGALVIDVDRGGRITWHGPGQLVGYPIVLLAEPVDVVDYVRRIEEALIRVCNGRGLSTGRVDGRSGVWIDDEKGDRKLGQIGIRVAKGVTLHGFALNVDPDMTVFDAIVPCGIPDAGVTSIAKEIGAPISVDSILDEVTASIAECLDDPIPPSPGHTADVLDSTSPTPSTVGTLQ